AttctgtcatttctaccttcatagcACCCTCTCTAAATCCCTTTCCTACCCATTGGCCACTCTTctggtgcagaccctcatcacctgAAACCTGGGAGAGTTGGAGGGTCTGCCTGCTGCCTCAAAAGTTATTTCTTAAAGGTCAAGTCTGACCCTGGCACCTTGCTGTTCAATGGCACCAATGCTTCCCCAATAGCCCTCAGGATGGATCAAATGTCGAATGCTCTGTATGGCATAAAACCTCCTACCCTGGCTCCTCCTAGCTTTCCAaccttcttacaccttactctttTGAGTCAGTGAGCCTGGCCCCCTGACTGTTCTAGGAACAAGAACCTCCATCTCTCCACTCTGGACATTCCCTCTAGGTATCCTTCATGCTACAATCaatgctctctctccttttctctgactACTGACCTCTCTGACTTCAAACTCCACTAATATTCCAACTTCTACAGCAAGTTCTCTTTTGCCAACCCCTCttcattccagtgccttccctctattcaGGATCTCCTAGTGATCCTGGGAAGAGATGCCTTGGTCTCCATGTAGTCTCCCCCCATTCAGTGGTGAGCTCTTTGGggggcagaaactgtcttttgcctctttttgtaacccccagggcttagcacaatgcctatcCCATAGAAGGCATTTCACACAGGTGAACGACTGTTTTGAAATGGCTCTCCCTTTGTTGCTCCCTCTCCCAGGTTCCCTGGAACAGGGAGTTCCTGCAGCGATGTTGGCCCAGTTACTTCTCCACTAGAGTTTGCCATGTGATCATGTGAGCCTCATAGCAATCCTGAAAGGTAGTGCTTTTATTACCCTGATTCTCCAAATGGGTAAACTGAAGCTCAATAAGGGCAAGTGATTCCCCAATGAATGAGAATCCATGACTTCCCCTTCACCCTATCTCCTTTCCCATGTAGAAGGACCACAATCACAGTCAAGGACTACTTCATCCTCTCTGCTCTGCTCCATCTACAAGGATCTTTTCAGTCCATACCCTCCTCACACCCCCCACTCTCACACACATCCCATTGACCTGATAAATCTTATCAGACCAGATTGCCCCTCAAGGGAGTTGGCCAGGGACCCAGGTCACAGTGCCAGATGGCTTCTTGCTTGACCTCACCTGTGGGAGTCCAGGGAGCAGGGATGAGAGCTCAGGTGCCAGAATTCCCCATCCCCATCAGGGACTAACCAGTTGGTCCTTTCTCAGTTCAGGCCTATGGAGATAGGACATGCCTCTGAGCTCCTGAGGACCGGCCCCAGGGTCCCGATGGGCAGCAGTCTGGCTCCACACTCAGTGTTGCACTTTCCAGAGGGGCCGCTCCTAAACTGAGGCTTTGGAGAAAGGGCTTCCAGCCCCCCCCACCAGGGCATATGGTTTCTGCAGTCCCGATTCTAGGATGGGGTAGAGGGAACCAGAGAGGAATTAGGTCTGCGCTGAGCCTGGCAGGAGAGGGGAGATTCCCCACCCCAAGTCCCAAGCTGGGACGCCCTCTCCTCCAGCTCCAGCCCCTGCTAGACGGGCCCCTCCTCGGATTCTTCTGGTTCTAGGTGTAGGGAACCCGATGGGAGGGGgaacagaaaaaaggagaggCATCGAAAAATCAAGTCGTTTATTGAATACCGAGCAGTGTGGGAGGGCGGAGGCCCCTCCCAGCAGGAAGAGAAGCcacaggatgggggggggggacgacACGGAGATAAGTGGGGTCAGCCGAGAAGCAGAACTGTTGGATGTGAATTGCCTGAAAATGCTTTGGGAAAGACCGAGTTCCTGAGCCGGTTCCTTAGGGCCTGCGTAAGCCTATGAACTGGACGATGAGGAGAGGGACGAGCAGCAGGAGAGTCAAGGTCAGGGCGCAGATGTTGAGACACTTGGCCGTGGACCCGTAGCTCCGGGCCGCGTGCAGATCCCCCACCACTTTCCGGTCCCTGGCCTGcgaaggagacagagaagagagccGGGGTGAGAGGGGAGGGGGATTCACGACCCGCACAcactcacacccccccccccccaacgcCCATACCCACCTTGACCGAAAAGACCAGCGCCATAAAACCCAGGCAGCAAAAGTTCATGTACAGCGTGTTGAACACGGACCAGGCAAAGAAATCCTTGGGGGGGTCCTCGTAGGAGGGGACGCTGATGATGGTGGAGGCCGGACCCTGGCCGGGGGTCTGCAGCTTTTGCTCCTCGGAGAGTCCCTCATTATTGTGGGGCGGAAAAGTGGAGTTGATTTGCTCCATGGAGACTTTCTGGTGGCTATTCATGGTTCCAGAAGGCTAGAACGCGGGATTCCCCGAAGCGGTGGGAGCCTAGAACACTGGGAGCCTGAGGAACCTGGAACAAGGGGGGCCTGGAACTCAGGGTTACAGAATCAGTCACCATCCAATATTGAACTGGAAGCTATAGGAGCTATTAAAGTCTGTCAGAAAGAGACAATCGGGTGGGAGGAGCCCCAAAATGACTGGGTCACATGTCCTCCCCTCACTCATAGTGATTCTGTACCAACTTTCATTTACTCAAAGAGATTGTAGAAAAATAGTAATCTTGTAAAACTGAGGCTGAAGCTGAAGCTCTCTGCTTTGGTCTAAGCTGCAGGCTTGGCTAGATCTCCATTCCTCTCTGGGGACCTGGGGAAGGAGGCATAGAGTGAGTCCCCAAGGAGCTTGGCAAAGCATCCACTAGCCCAAAGGGAGCTTCTCCACCTCCCATCAGATAGGTCTCTAGTTTGAGCTGCTTCTGTCCATTCAAATATCAGCACCACTTCCTCAGTGACACAAAAAGATgcatagctagatggcacagggtGTAGAAGGCTGacagaccctgaagtcaggagggtctgagttcaaatgtgatctcagacacttactagcattGTGACTttatcctgattgccttgtatcccagacaatttccagtcatcctgcttTATATCTAGCTCTGCACACAGATGACCCtagggaagaaagtgaggctttACAGCACTCAAATTCCCTTCATGTGCATtgcatgacatcacctccctgacttAGATATCTTCGAAACAACATCATTACCACCCAAAAGGGTTTCATTTCCTTTTGCCCTAACCACAGTTTCTTAATCTTATCTTCCTTTATCATTCCATCTGCCTTGGGGCCCTGTCTCCTGCGTGGCTTCTGGTCCCTCTCAATCCTGGCTAGACGCCCCTCCACTTGTACCCTTGTGCTGTCCAAGATCACACCTTGATGACCCCCATTAACTGTGGGTGTCCCCTAAGCTTCCTACCTGGGTTCTCTTCTCCTTTGCCTTTATATTCTCACTTggattcagtttccatttctagGCATATCTAACTATCCAGAATGAAAAACTCTCGTttgttatttttggttttttttttttttattaagcaatgggggttaagtgacttgcccaaggtcatacagctaggtgattattaagtatctgaggtcacattcaaactcagatcctcctgattccggggcctgtactctattcactgtggaAATAAACTCTCTTTTGACTTCTAGTCCCACCCTATCAGCTTTCTCTTGGACATAAGGAACTGAACAACCTGCTGATCCTGATTGTGGTCTTTCACTGGCCTACACTACAGACTTCATCTGGCTTCCCCTTgagttctcttctctctcattatGATGATGTCCCAGTCCCTCAAGTTCAAACTCTATAGACCATCCTCCAACTCTCCCACTACTACGTAGACATATCCTTTCTGTTGCCCAGCCTTGTCATTTCTGCCTTCACTACACCCTCTCTAAATCCTCTTCCTACCCATTGGCCACTCTTCTGGTGCAGACCCTTATCACCTGGAACCTGGGAGAGGTAGGGTGTCTGCCTGTCTCCACTTGACCCTCCATTCAACCTCCAAAGTGATTTCCTAATGGTCAGGTCTGACCTCATCACTCCTGTTGTTCAGTGGCTCCAGTGGCTCCCCATAGCCCCCAGGACGGATCAGATGTAAAATATTCTGTAGGGCATAAAGCC
The Macrotis lagotis isolate mMagLag1 chromosome 3, bilby.v1.9.chrom.fasta, whole genome shotgun sequence genome window above contains:
- the LOC141518550 gene encoding interferon-induced transmembrane protein 1-like, whose protein sequence is MNSHQKVSMEQINSTFPPHNNEGLSEEQKLQTPGQGPASTIISVPSYEDPPKDFFAWSVFNTLYMNFCCLGFMALVFSVKARDRKVVGDLHAARSYGSTAKCLNICALTLTLLLLVPLLIVQFIGLRRP